In one window of Bacillus marinisedimentorum DNA:
- a CDS encoding GbsR/MarR family transcriptional regulator, producing MNEQQSAEEWGEYEELKEKFIQIIASNMGLYGLNQSIGRLYGTMYFAGQPMTLDDMREALHMSKTSMSTGVRTLQEMKMVEPVFKKGIRKDLYQTSEDWYQSFMEHFSKRWKSGTRRNVEEAEKAIKKLTMIREETDDSSLTARIDEDIEKLDYAAEYYSWLLQFIEVVETGKIFDFIPRPEQPRKRR from the coding sequence GTGAATGAACAGCAATCGGCAGAAGAGTGGGGCGAGTATGAAGAACTAAAAGAAAAATTCATCCAAATAATCGCCAGTAATATGGGCTTGTATGGACTGAATCAGTCTATAGGCCGCCTGTACGGAACGATGTATTTCGCGGGTCAGCCGATGACGCTTGATGATATGCGGGAAGCCCTTCATATGAGTAAGACAAGCATGAGTACTGGCGTAAGGACCCTGCAGGAAATGAAAATGGTGGAACCTGTTTTTAAAAAAGGCATACGTAAGGACCTGTACCAGACATCTGAAGATTGGTACCAGTCGTTCATGGAACATTTCTCCAAACGATGGAAAAGCGGCACCAGGCGCAACGTGGAGGAAGCCGAAAAAGCGATAAAGAAATTGACCATGATTCGGGAAGAGACAGACGACAGCAGTCTGACAGCCCGGATTGATGAAGATATAGAAAAACTGGATTATGCTGCTGAATATTATTCATGGCTGCTTCAATTCATAGAAGTGGTGGAAACGGGCAAAATCTTTGATTTCATCCCGCGTCCGGAGCAGCCGAGGAAAAGGAGATGA
- the yhaM gene encoding 3'-5' exoribonuclease YhaM: MKKGIVHHEVGEQVDVYLLIKSSVKSVASNGKPFLTLIFQDKSGEIEAKLWDASTEDEQHYAAEQIVKVIGDITNYRGRNQLKIRNIRPAHPNEQVKHEDFIETAPVSKEEMHERITRYIFEMKNPNIQRITRHLLKKHQEAFFDFPAATKNHHEFVSGLAYHVVSMLDLAKAIGNLYPSLDTDLLYAGIILHDLGKVTELSGPVAASYTKEGILLGHISIMVNEIGKASEELAIEGEEVTILQHLVLSHHGKAEWGSPKPPMIKEAEILHYIDNLDAKMNMLDRALDKAKPGEFTERVFALENRSFYKPTFHN; this comes from the coding sequence GTGAAAAAAGGAATTGTCCATCATGAAGTGGGAGAGCAAGTCGATGTTTATTTGCTGATCAAGTCATCTGTTAAAAGTGTTGCAAGCAACGGGAAGCCTTTTTTGACCCTGATTTTTCAAGACAAATCAGGTGAAATCGAAGCTAAATTGTGGGATGCTTCCACAGAAGATGAACAGCATTATGCCGCTGAACAAATTGTGAAGGTAATCGGAGATATTACAAACTACCGCGGACGGAATCAGCTGAAAATCAGGAACATCCGCCCTGCTCATCCGAATGAGCAGGTCAAGCATGAGGACTTTATCGAAACGGCTCCTGTTTCGAAAGAAGAAATGCATGAACGGATCACGCGCTACATTTTTGAAATGAAAAATCCGAATATCCAGCGGATCACACGGCATCTTTTGAAGAAGCACCAGGAAGCGTTTTTCGATTTTCCTGCTGCGACGAAAAACCATCACGAGTTTGTATCAGGACTTGCATACCATGTAGTTTCGATGCTGGATCTTGCAAAGGCGATCGGAAATTTATATCCATCACTTGATACCGATTTACTGTATGCGGGTATCATTCTTCATGATCTTGGCAAAGTTACTGAGCTTTCAGGCCCGGTGGCCGCTTCTTATACAAAAGAAGGGATATTGCTTGGCCATATCAGCATCATGGTGAACGAAATCGGGAAAGCCTCCGAGGAACTTGCGATTGAGGGAGAAGAAGTGACGATATTGCAGCATCTCGTTCTCAGCCATCACGGCAAAGCGGAATGGGGCAGTCCGAAACCGCCAATGATCAAAGAAGCGGAGATTCTGCATTATATCGATAATCTTGATGCGAAAATGAATATGCTGGACCGGGCGCTTGATAAAGCCAAGCCGGGTGAATTTACAGAGCGGGTGTTTGCGCTGGAAAACCGTTCGTTTTATAAACCCACGTTCCATAACTGA